Genomic window (Primulina eburnea isolate SZY01 chromosome 8, ASM2296580v1, whole genome shotgun sequence):
CTCTCCCTCCTGTGCCCAAAGAATATTCTGAAGCCCTCGATTTTGGATGTGCTATAATTAGTGGTTGTCACCTTTATTTGTTTGGCGGGAAAGATCCAGTGAAAGGTTGCATGCGAAGAGTTGTCTTTTTCAGCGCTAGGACTAACAAATGGCATCGTGCCCCCGATATGCTTCGGAGGCGACATTTCTTTGGCAGTTGTGTCATAAACAATCGGTTGTATGTAGCTGGTGGGGAGAATGAGGGGGTTCACCGTTCTCTAAGATCTGCTGAGGTTTATGATCCCAACAAGAATAGATGGTCTTTCATTTCTGATATGAGCACTGCAATGGTGCCTTTTATAGGGGTTGTTTATGAAGGGAAATGGTTCTTGAAAGGTCTCGGTTCTCACCGGCAAGTCCTTAGTGAGGTTTACTTACCTGAAACTGATAGGTGGTACCCGGTCTATGATGGAATGGTCACAGGTTGGAGGAGTCCTAGCACCACAATTGATGGGCATCTCTATGCTTTAGATTGCAAAGATGGCTGCAGACTTAGACTGTACAATAAAACCACTGGTACGTGGACCAAGCATGTTGACAGTAAAATGCATCTGGGCAGCTCAAAGGCCTTAGAGGCTGCTGCTCTCCTTCCGCTTAATGGGAAATTATGCATTATCCGAAATAACATGGGTATCACTCTGGTTGATGTTTTGAAATCTGATCACGGGCCGGCAGCTACTGCTGAGCATTTATGGGAAACTATTTCTGGGAAAGGACATTTGAAAACTTTGGTCACCAATTTTTTGTCCAATCTTGCTGGTAGAAATCGACTCAAAAATCGCATAGTTCATTGTCATGTTCTTCAAGCTTGAGACATATGTGTGGCATGTTCTATGTCTATTGTATTCGCGTACAGAGGACCTGAGCTACGGGTAATGCGAATGTCACGGAATGGTATGAATcaaatgttagagtaggtgtctgACAAGCCAACTTGTGACTAGggttttattgactctaacgtacaacaatctttattttaataatattttatgattttaatcatattatgacatttactttatctgtatactcatgcaagctgcatagataaagtctttgagTATACAATAAATACCATAAGGTCTGCCttcaacgtaagatcatgaaacttatTAGAAAGTGTATTGTATATAAATCGGCTTCTAGTTGATTCAGCTGcttaaaacaaggataaaagtcgctcgagtttgagactagaaTATGTGATGAAAACGTCATGTTTCATTGCCAAGGGCATGGAGAGGTCCGTTCATATATAtgagtgatcatatgatgatacACTGAACAACCTTCCATCGGacattccaagtggttatcacttatcgagtagAATAGTCCacggttatggttgtacaccgtTAATCCTTTGACCCAAGTCAATATGGAGGCTCTGCGTATTAGCATgcactttgactcgtttaccgattCTACTGAGGGTCataaggtggcgaggttgggtgtagtttcgaaatacgtaggatCCAATATATTGTAGTTGGGGATTCAACGATCACCTACgagtgaagatatcctatgtgatctgataagTTAATAGTGCAAAAAGTCTCTGGCCATTGCAGTAAATGTGTTTTAGGGAAGGTGGTTCTCTAGTTGCACTTCTGATGCCATTATTATTAATCAGAGATACATCACATTGTTATCGAATTAATtagcaactctcgatataccaatggttgcagattcgatcaggATATACTTGGTTGAAGGAAACATACTGTACATTAACCATGGCATAAGGTTTTTGgcttcttgcaggcactatcagtgatacatagggatcatgaggcgatgctactagacgctcttaccgtGATCCGATGAGTGCAATCAGAGCATTCTTAATCAATGGGTTGATGAAAAAAATGGAGCTAATTAGGGTAAGCTCGAATAAGAACAAATGTTGTTCTAAATCACAAAGAAGTTGTGAACTCACATTTAGCTGTATTCCTGAACCATGGAGGGTTACACAAATACTGATTGTTATCTACCCGaccaaaaataattaaattcaaagagttggatttaataataataaatttaatatgattaaatgtcAAGGTTATAATAGTGATTATAAGTAAGCACGAAAAATTGAATAAAAGTTTTTATTTGTAATATTGGATTtgttgaattattattattattattattattattatatgtatatatatatatatatatatatatatatatatatatatatatatatatatatatatatatatatatatatatatatatatatataatgcatCATGCGAACACCTCTTTTTTCCATTCATTGAAATgccaacttatatatatatatatatatatatataatagttcCCCACACTTTAAATGCATTGTCTAATCAATTTTAAAATGCATCatgcgagatatatatatatatgcgcaTTGTCTAATCAATTTTAAAATGCATCATGCGagatatgcatatatatatatatatatatatatatatatatatatatatatatatatatatatatatatatatatatatatatataatatatgcatttaAAGTGTGGGGAACTAAGAAATGAAAAGGAAATGCCTACCAACGTggttatttatttgtttattttgttGCCTTCCAACTTTCATCTTAATTTATTGGGTGCACCCTCCCAACCTATTGAAGTCAACATGGAACGGTGATGTTCACATTAGGGACACTTGAGAAGTTCACTCTACCGAAATCGAGATTTATTTTAACTGTGGGTGATGAAAGTTCATGGcacaaatataaatttatctCATTCACTAGAAACCTTGTTTCCGGTGGTATCTTAAACTTCAATGCTATTTGATGTCTGGTGAAACAGTTGAAAATGTCGATTATTTTATAATCGATCAAGCCTTTCAATTTGTTAACACATAATAATGCATTTCGACTTTAACTAatacagtttttttttttgggtagtATTGTCGATTTCGATATAAGGAAACTAATATCATAGAAAATGAAAGCTTAGTACGCAAAAGAAAAGACCTTGGAACCAAACAAAGCTATTAATACAGGACGACCAAAACATCCCTACGACAATCTTTTGAAGCAAAGTTGCTGATAAGAAACGACATTTTCTGCTCACTAAAATGGCGCTATTTCTAGAAAGGAGGTAGTGTTTCCTACTCTTGCAAAATGGAACATTATTAGTTGTACAACACAAGGCAAGATGCCATCGGATTACAACAGAAAGCACAAAAACAAAGTTTCGTGAATCAATCTATGATCAAGCAAACTTAGAACGTGCCAACAAGAAACTCTTCTCCTTTTGATTCTTGTACTCATTGTGTCGTAGGAAGAAATAGCTCAGATAATCAAAATCAATAGGAGACATTTTGGCCTGCCACAACAAACAGGTAAATCTTAATGCAACACCACCACTTTTTATGCGCAATAGTAGGAAAAAGCTAAAAGTACCTGGATTAGAGCCCATAAAGCCCAATAAAGATGCGAGGCTAGCATATAGGTATTTGTCTCTGAGTAAAGAGCTTCGAGTTCTTCATTTGAAACCTGCAGGGAAGTTGTAGCCATGTCCATTAAAGGCcacataataatatataatttggaGTTGGATCATCTTAATTACCTTAATTATCATAGATACCTATACCGACACAGATTACTGCCATTTTATGTCTATTTTTGCCCTGATAAGCGGAGTTACAAGTTTTCAAGACACATGTACAATGGCTCTATTCACTCCATAGCTAATAACATTAGTTAAATTCAAAGACATTTGGTATTGGTTCTATGATCAGATGTATGAAAGACTGCCACATACTTCGTGTGGGCTGTCTGGTTTCAAGTAGTGCCTGAAGAAGTGGTACTGTTCGTCTTTAATTGGGTACCTGCAAATGAAACAGGTCTCAGAATAACTACAAATATATCCTATAATTCTGCAATAGAGGAATACATATAAAATACAATGTTAGAAAAGGAAGATGACGAACAAGCTATAGTCACAATCATAGCCAGCATATTCGTTGAAGTGATTTCCGATGTCAAAACCTCTGTAACTGTATGATCCATATTCAAAGTCAATGAAGTAAAGCTTATCTGAAAATTAACCAAAACAAGTGGGAGCTCATAAGAATGTCAGTAATGAAAAGGAGGAAAGAAATATAACCGACATCTATTACATTGATAGCAGTTACCACATTTTGAAATTTCTCCCAAAATGAACAAAGGAAAAAGGGGAGCCAATTCAAGTCAGGTTCATATGCCCAAATAGCTTCAATAAGTTAGATACATCACCCGTCAGCATTTTGATAACGACAATTATGTGATGCTTCTATATCACCCCTTTCATAATTCATATAAACTTGTCCTCAAATTGTCCTGGAGAATGGTATTTCCACCTCAAATTTACGATTGGTTCATTAAAGCAAACGTTTATTTATTCTATGTACTACACTTCACATACTTCTCATCATATCTCGACCAAATGGTAATTAAGCCCACATAAATAAACAGTACATATTCACCTCAAGGAAGTCTTTCATATTGAATTTTAATGATTTGGAAAATGTTGATACCATgtcacaacaaaaataaaaccaaTTAAAAAGCTGTATGATATTGTTCTGATACATTTGCATAAGCTAAAACTGAACCCACGGGTCAACAGTGATGTTTGCTACATTTTTTAAACAAGTATTAAAAAGGTCAAAGAAGCCAGGAAACAGCTGGTAACATAAAATAGAACAAAGCGCTTACtctgtgagtgtgtgtgtgtgtgtgtgtgtgtgtgtgtgtgagagagagagagagagagagagagagagagagagagagagagagagagagagattgtTTGTAAAGCTATCAGCTATGGATGATGCTTACCTTCCTCATCATTAAGCATCAAATTCCCAGAAAGCAGATCATTGTGTGAAAACACAATGGGAGCATTAAAGCGATCTGTCATTTCCTGTTCCAGAATAGAAACATGTTGTTCACAAATAATAATCTAACTTCTcacacaagataacagaaacaaAGAAATATGCCTATGGTCTCTATTAGCCAATATCTTGCTACATTGGCCAACTATTGACTTCAAAAATCCTCAGGCATTGCTATGTGTTCATCAATCAATAACTGTTTCTGATGCTAAGAGCAAGAAGACAGTGTTCGAATGAGCAAAGAAAACCATACAGATATTAATCCAAGATAACAGGCAGATTCTATGGAACAATCAGAGGGAATGACAAAATATGCAAGCCGGAGGCAAATGTAAAATATGACCTTGAGTTCAATGATTTCTTTATGAATTTCTCCAAATGAAATTGTCTCGTACTTTCTTTGCTTCTCATGATCATCAAACTTGAGGCTTGACGCTGCATGTAAACTTCACAGTCATCAGACATAAAATACCAAGATAACAACCACCGACAGTCATCAACCTTACAAGATTGTCCAAATTcatcatataaaatattaaaaattaagcaCATCCAGATCATTTACTGCTAATAGAGCACCTCGTTCAAAGAACTTGAAGATGTCATTCCACAGTTGAGGCTCTTTAGAACCAGGTATTTCCACCTCATGGAACCTCCGGAGCTCTTTAGCAATTTTTGAGATGAGCTTTGGCTTTCGCATGTCTGTCAAGAAAAACCAACAAGACGaggaaaaaatttcaaatttaaatcacaaATATTGTGACAATACAAATTGTTCAATGGCGCTCCTCGCAGGTATGGCTGTAGTATTTAAGAATGGATGGTGGCTAGAAACAAAGCTGAAAAGAAATTTTGACTGGGAATAAGAGAAAAAATTGGATCAATTGAGAATGTTTTGAAACCGCGAACCAAGTGgaagcacttgtttaatatagCTCCGACTATTTAATccccacacacacacataccttttttttatttttattttattgggAGGTCGGGGGAGGTCGCCAACAAATCTTGGCAGTCACGGATTATAAGCAACTGACTTTAGGCAACCATAACACTTTGACAAAAGCCTCCAATGCCCAAATGTAAACACAAAAGTTGTAGAAGGTTTTTTATGGATTCGAGTGGCCCAAGAGAGTCATTCCTGCTGCCGAAACTGAGGGAATGTCCAGATTTTATTCCAGATAGTTTTTAGGTATGCATTTAAAGTGTGTTTTATGAGAGAAAAACATGTAAATTGATATAAAACAAATCAATGGATAAGAAACTTAATCTAATTGTAGTTTTGAGAGGAAAAAATTCTCATCTTCATTAATCACGAATTAGGTACATAAATACATAAAAGTGTACAGCTAAACCTACAGAAAAGATACAGCAAGATCCCCAGAAAATAGGAACCAACTAACAACCTAATCTACTCGAAAAGATAAACATCTAACTAACAAATCAGGCTACAAGATAAGATATATGCTGGAAGGCTAGTTTGACTAACAACACTCCCCCTCAAGCTAGCCGATAAATGCTTGTAAGACCAAGTTTCATCTTTAGTTCGGTGAAGGTGGGCCGAAATAAAGCCTTAGTAAGAATGTCTGCAACTTGCTGTTGAGAGGGAACATAGGTCAGTTTTATTACATTACTCTCGATCTTCTCACGGATGAAGTGCCTGTCTATCTCGACATGCTTAGTTCTATCGTGGTGAACAGGATTTTTGGCTATAGCAATAGCAGATTGGTTATCGCACATTAGATGAATAGAGCCTGAGGTAGAGATTTTCATCTCCTTTAGAAGGCGATCCAACCACATTCCTTCACAAATCCCTTGAGCTAAGGCACGGAATTCGGATTCCGCGCTACTTCTTGCAACCACGTGTTGCTTCTTGCTTTGCCAAGTAACCAGATTTCCCCAAACAAATGAACAAATCCCGGAAGTTGATTTTCGATCACTTGGAGAACCAGCCCAATCAGCGTCAGTACATACTTCGATAGATCTGTTAGGTGACTTTGCGAACATAAGGCCTTTCCCCGGATCAGCTTTTAGGTATCTAAGAATACGATACACTGCTTCCATGTGAACATCTGAAGGATCACTTAAGAATTGACTAACTCGACTCACAGAGAAGCTAATGTCTGGACGAGTGTGAGTGAGATAGATTAACTTCCCTACGAGGCGCTGATATTGACCTTTATCCGCTGCAGCTTCTTCAGATCGAGGCATCAGTCGAGTGTTTGGGTCCATTGGAGTATCAACTGGTCTACATCCACTCATTCCTGTTTCACTGagcaaatctattgcatatttacGTTGAGACATAGAAATACCCTTAGAAGACCGAGCCAGTTCTAAGCCGAGGAAATATCTTAGGTGCCCCAAGtctttgatttcaaattcactTGCGAGAAGTCCTTTTACTCGTCTTGATTCATCATGGTTGTTCCCGGTGAGTATGATGTCGTCTACGTACACAATAATGATGGTGATACGTCCATCCTCAAAGTGCTTATAAAAGAGCGTATGATCAGCTTGTGACTGAGAGTATTTATCCAGTTTCAATACCTTGGTGAACCTCTCAAACCATGCACGTGGAGATTGCTTGAGACCATACAAGGCTTTCTTGAGTCGACACACTTTACCCGTTGTTTGTTCAGATTCAAATCCCGGGGGAACATCCATGTAAACTTCTTCAAGTAAGTTGCCATTCAAGAATGCATTCTTTACGTCAAGTTGACACAAAGGCCAGTCTTGATTTGCTGCAATGGATAGTAAGACACGGATAGTGTTGAGTTTAGCAACAGGCGCGAAAGTCTCTTGATAATCAATACCATACGTTTGTGTGTACCCTCGTGCCACCAGACGAGCTTTGTAACGATCAATGCTTCCATCTGCTTTTTGTTTCACCGAGTACAACCACCTACACCCTACGGTTTTCTTCCCTGGAGGAAGTTGAGTTAGGATCCATGTTTCATTATTTAGTAGAGCCCGATACTCTGTTAGAGTAGCTGACTTCCACTCTGGAATATTCATTGCTTCGTGAACTGATCTAGGAATGGAGATCTCATCTAAAGCTGTTACACAAGCCTTGTATTTGGTAGATAAGTTTGAGTATGATACAAACCTCTGGATAGGATGATTGGTGCAGGTCCGAGTACCTTTTCTCAGAGCAATAGGAAGTTCTGAATTATGATCATCTCCTGGTGGTCTTGGTCGTTGTTCGGTACCAATTTCGAGAGTAGGCGATTTGCTATTATGTTCAGGAGAGCTTGTGGCAGACGATTGGTGGTGCTGAATTTGTTCAGGCACATTTCCTCGTTGTCTCCGAGTATACATTTTGATGGGTTCCTTGAGAGGGGAAAGGTGTTTGGGATAATCACACGGAGATATGGTGGGTGAGTGAGGATCAGGAGTGACAGTGGCCAGCGGAATAGGAGCAGGGACCGGAGTAGTGTGAGGAAGAGGGATGTGATCAATGTTTTCCAGGAGGGATTCCCAATTTAGTGACTCGTAAGTAGTGTGATTCTCCCCCTGAAACACATTATTGGAAAAATAGGGCTTATCTTCAAAGAATGTAACATCCATTGAGTGGAAGAATTTTTGTGTAGTAGGGCAGAAGCACTTGTATCCTTTCTTGGAAGGAGAATATCCTAGAAAGATGCAACGAATTGAGCGAGCATCAAGCTTACCACGATGTTGGGAATGGACATGAACAAAGGCTGTACTGCCAAAGAGTTTTAAGGGTATATTTGTGATTAAGTGACTATTAGGGTATAAGGACAGAAGCATATCTAATGGACTCTTGAGTTTAAGAACACGCGAGGGAAGGCGATTGAGTAAATAGGTTGCTGTAAGGACCGCTTCACCCCAAAATTTCTTAGGTACATTAGATTGAAATAGGAGAGAACGAGTCATGTCGAGTATGTGGCGATTCTTTCTTTCCGCAACACCATTCTGTTGTGGAGTATCCACACATGAACTTTGTTGCATGATACCATGGGCTTGAAAGAAGGGGCTGAGAGTGCTGTTAAAGAATTCCCTAGCATTGTCGGTTTTTACCACCTGAATATTTGCTTTAAATTGGGTTTGAACCATGGCATAAAAGTTTTTAAAGATCGCTATAGTTTCAGATTTATCTTTCATGAGGAAGGTCCAACATAAACGAGTGTGGTCATCAATAAGCAAGAGAAACCATCGAGCCCCGGTGATATTTGGAATCCGATTTGGTCCCCAAATGTCACCGTGAATGAGAGAGAAGGGTGTGCTTGGTTTGTATGGCACCGGAGAATATGTGCCACGAGTGTGTTTGGAAAATTGACAAATATCACATTGAAATGAGTTCGGATTTTTATTGATGAACAGAGAAGGATACAATGTTTTTAGATAAGAAAAATTGGGATGGCCAAGACGATAGTGCCATAACATGATTGCACTATCTTTATTAGACTGACTTCCTAAGTGGCTATCTAATTTATTGATGGACCAACACTGAGGACTGTCACACCTTCTTGGTTGAGGTTTGATTTGAAGAAGATAGATGCCGGAGCAAAGTCTAGCACTGCCAATCGTCTTCCCCGAGCTCATATCCTGAAATACACAACAATTCGAATGGAAAGTGGTCACACATTTAAGGTCACAATTGAGTTTGCTCACAGAAATAAGATTACAGTCAATGGATGGAACAAACAGCACATATTTAAGGACAATGGAGTCTGATATATGAATTTGGCCTTCTCCAATAACTTGGGTGCGAGAGCCATCTGCAATACGCACTGTTTGATGGTTTGTGCATGGAGAATACGTTGAAAATAAGGATCTGTCACCTGTCATGTGATCCGAAGCTCCAGAGTCGATAATCCATGGATTAGAGGGTGACTGTGACACATGAAGACCAACACTAGGGCTGGTGGTTGCAGCAGTAGATTGAGTTCCCACCTGAGAGAACATTTTCTGTAGGGCATCCATTTGATCTTTGGTGAAAGGTGTGGTTGGTTGATGGACAGGCTGTGTAACTGAGTTTGCACGTGCCTCTCGGTCTTGGTTCCGATTTGGTTTCCAATCAAGAGGTTTACCATGAATTTTCCAACACGTATCTTTTGTATGGCCTGGCCTCTTGCAATGGTCACACCAAGGTCGACCTTTAGGATGATGGCTGCTGTTGTTGCGAGATGCAAGAGCAGTGGGGTTGGTGGTAGCATCAATAGTGGAGGTGAGAGCTGAGGTTTCGATGGTGAGTGGACTGTCTGATTGGCCGAGTATGACACGTTTACGGCTTTCTTCTCGACGGACTTCAGAGAATACTTCACGAAGGGCTGGTAGAGGTTTAGTCCCGAGGATACGGCCTCGCACATCATCAAGAGTCCTGTTTAGACCCATAAGGAATTTGAATATGCGCTTGGTCTCAATAATTTGACGGAAGAAGATACTGTCGTCCGCACATTTCCAATTGTAAGACTGGAAGAGATCCAGTTGTTGCCAATATCGGGTAAGGGTGGTGAAGTACAAAGTGACAGATTGCTCACCTTGTCGGAGATCTTGCAGTGTACTTTCAATGTGAAATAATTCAATGGTATTTTCACTGCTAGAGAAAGTCTCACGGGCCGCATCCCAGATTTCCTTTGCTGTAGAGTACAGCAAAAAATTCTCACCAATGTCTATGGTCATCGAGTTGATTAACCAAGACATGACAAGATTGTTTTCAGAGCGCCAAACCTTGAAGTTCGGGTCATTTTTACTGGGCTCAACAGCAGCACCCGAGAGGTAATCATCGCGTCCTCGTCCACTAATGAACATCATCATGGATTGGGACCATTGGAGATAGTTTGTATCTGTCAGTTTATGACAGGTAATCAAGCTGGTTATCGGACTGTTTTCCGAAGGATAAGAAGAGGAGGAGGGAAATGACATTGATCCCTTTGGAGATATCTCAGATTCATTActcatggctctgataccatgtagtTTTGAGAGGAAAAAATTCTCATCTTCATTAATCACGAATTAGGTACATAAATACATAAAAGTGTACAGCTAAACCTACAGAAAAGATACAGCAAGATCCCCAGAAAATAGGAACCAACTAACAACCTAATCTACTCGAAAAGATAAACATCTAACTAACAAATCAGGCTACAAGATAAGATATATGCTGGAAGGCTAGTTTGACTAACAACACTAATATATAAACTTACACTTTAAGATTTAAACAGTATTGGATAATCTAAAGAACCtatctttattttaaattcaCTCCCTCTTGAGTTGAGTGATATATGTCAATCATGCCTCAACTTCAACACCAAGTCTTTAAACGCGGGTTGAAATAGTGCCTTTGTTAGAACATCTACAACTTGCAAATTGCTAGCAACGTAGTTAACTCTCAGAATTCTCATCTCAATTTTTTCACTGATGAAATGACGATCGATCTCAAAATGCTTAACATGATCTTAATGAATTGCATTCTTGGCAATGCTTATTGCTGCTAGGTTGTCACactttagttttattgtctgaTGTCCTTCCAATTTCAAATCAGTCACCAACCTTTGGACCCATATTCCTTCGCAAATCTCATTGGCCAGTGACCGAAATTCAATTCTACTTCTGCTTCTTGCCACCACTGTTTACGTTTTATTACGCCACTGTTTAcgtcttattttttttattttttttttataagaaacttattatattaataatacgTTAAGAATGTTTACATAGTGGACTGGTGGTCCACTCGCTTAACGAACAACAACAACAAAGCTAAAATGTCACTGATACACATAATCCCAACTTCTCAAAAGATCTAAGACTGATACGTTCTTAAAATCATTATGATTGCCAATCCACATCGCAATATTAAGCTTTATTTTGTCCCAGCAACTCTCCGCATTTTCTTCAATTTCTTCGAAAACCCTCTTGTTTCTTTCTAGCCATGTTGTCCAACATAAGCACTGAACAACTACGAACCAAAAAGATCTGCCCCTTGATCCCAAATGCTGTCCTAAGTCCATATTCAGTACATCAGTTGTAGAGTTAGGCATCACCCACACCAAATGAAGTTCTTGCAAAGCTCTATGCCACAGTGATAATGTGAATGGACAATGAATTAGCAAATGATTCTGCGTTTCTGATGCGTTTCTACAAAGTACACACCAATTAGGTCGCAACGCAATGGAAGGCCATCTTTTTTGAATCATCTCCGAGGTGGGTAGCTTACCCAAAGACACTATCCAAGAAAACATTTGGATTTTTGTCGGAACTGGAGTTTTCCAAATAACATTGGAGACCGAAGAAATTGGGAAGCGATTAAGAGGAAAGAACGAATCGTAAAATGATCTAACCGAGAAAATACCCGAAGGATCCCCTTGCCACCGCAGAAAGTCATCTACCCCTTCTATCAATCTCACTGAATCTAGAATCCCTAACAACTCGGACAATTGATCCATCTCCTCATCCCTGATAGCCCTTCTAAATTCAAAATCCCAAGACAGAGTAGACGTGACACTATCAAAAATTGCGACAAAGGATATCGGCATATTACGGATCGAAGAAAGCTGAAACAAAGCTGGAAAAAGATCTTTAAAAGAAGAATCCCCCCACCATCTGTCCTCCCAAAACCTCACCTTGTTACCCCCTCTCACCTTAAATACAACCATCTGTTTAAAAGTCGGGTAAATTCGGGAAATGTACTTCCATGGGCATCTGAACGTGACATTTAACGCCAACCCAGCATCCCACAAGTTCTCTTGTAACCCATATTTGCTCACTATTATCCTTTTCCACAATGTCTCACCCTCCACAAAAAATCTCCACCACCACTTTCCAAGCATCGCCTTGTTTCTCAAACTTATGTTTGCCACCCCTGTTCCTCCTTTATCTTTCGGTGAACACACCTTTTCCCACGCAACCAAATGACAATGAGCTTCTCCATCCGCCCCGTCCCAAAGAAAGTTTCTGGATATCTTCTCCAATGCCTCCACTATACTTCTCGGCATCTTGAATAATGACAGAAAGTAAATCGGAATAGAATTTAAAACCGAAATTATCAAAGTGAGCCTACCACCTCTGGACAGGAATGATTTTTTCCAATTTGCCAATTTTTTTGATACCTTAGTCACAATGGGTGCCCAAAAAGAGGTTTTCAACGGATTACCACCCAAGGGCATTCCAAGATAATTGATAGGCCACTCCTCCCTTCTACAGCCCACTTCCTGTGCCAAAGATTCTGTCTCGACCTGGTCACGATGAATTCCCAACAATGCGCTTTTATTCCAATTAATTTTTAATCCCGACATGTCGCAGAATGATTGTACCACTTTGACCAAGAATCTTATATGATCATCTGTTTGCACGAAGAAGAGTGTGTCATCGGCAAACTGAAGGTGTGATATCTCTACCCTTTCTCTACC
Coding sequences:
- the LOC140839630 gene encoding F-box/kelch-repeat protein At1g55270-like; translation: MDRVIQPPLVDTTACLCRVDAGLKTVVGAKKYVPGTKRCLRPDIKPSIHPSRQRPPRDQNRSQSPLLPGLPDDLAIACLIRVPRIEHCKLRLVCKRWYRLLAGNFFYSLRKNLGISEEWIYVLKRDKDGKISWLAFDPIYQLWQPLPPVPKEYSEALDFGCAIISGCHLYLFGGKDPVKGCMRRVVFFSARTNKWHRAPDMLRRRHFFGSCVINNRLYVAGGENEGVHRSLRSAEVYDPNKNRWSFISDMSTAMVPFIGVVYEGKWFLKGLGSHRQVLSEVYLPETDRWYPVYDGMVTGWRSPSTTIDGHLYALDCKDGCRLRLYNKTTGTWTKHVDSKMHLGSSKALEAAALLPLNGKLCIIRNNMGITLVDVLKSDHGPAATAEHLWETISGKGHLKTLVTNFLSNLAGRNRLKNRIVHCHVLQA
- the LOC140839631 gene encoding probable ethanolamine kinase; the protein is MESAESIWNAVEVPESHGSEIPSSSLAVDHSLSLLEMKPRIVELCKDLFKQWSSLDASNFSLETVSGGITNLLLKVSVKEKGGNVVHMTVRLYGPNTEYVINRERELQAIPSLSAAGFGAKLLGVFGNGMVQSFINARTLTPSDMRKPKLISKIAKELRRFHEVEIPGSKEPQLWNDIFKFFERASSLKFDDHEKQRKYETISFGEIHKEIIELKEMTDRFNAPIVFSHNDLLSGNLMLNDEEDKLYFIDFEYGSYSYRGFDIGNHFNEYAGYDCDYSLYPIKDEQYHFFRHYLKPDSPHEVSNEELEALYSETNTYMLASHLYWALWALIQAKMSPIDFDYLSYFFLRHNEYKNQKEKSFLLARSKFA